CGATCTTGGGATCCTGCGTCGCCACCGGAGCGCGGCGCTCCTTGGATGGCGTCTCCTCCGCCGGGGTTCCGAACGCCGTGACGGGGGCGTGGCTCTCCCGCGCGCGCACGCGCTGCGGCGGCGGGGGCGAACCCCCCGGGCCCTCGAGCGCGCCGGCCGGCTCGGGCCGGGTCGCGACGCCGCGCGGCGGCGGGGCGTTGGGCGGGGGCATGAGCGACGCCCGGTAGAGCATCCGCACCGTCTCCTCGCGGATCGAATGCGTGAGCTGATCGAACATGTCGAACGCCTCCCGCTTGTATTCGATGAGCGGGTCGCGCTGGCCGTAGGCGCGGAGTCCGATCCCCTCGCGCATGTGGTCCATCTCGCGCAGATGGTCCATCCAGTGCTCGTCGATCACGTGCAGGTAGACCATGCGCTCCAGCTCGCGGGTGGCCTCCGGCGTGAGGTCCTTCTCCTTCTCCTCGTACGTCTGGAGGAACATCGCGCGCAGGGTCTCGGTGATCTCGGCGCGGTCGGGCGCGCGCTCCCCCTCGCCCACGTGGGGCGGCGGGATCGGCCGGAGCAGGATCTGGCTGGCGTCGGCGTACAGCCGCTTCACGTCCTCCTCGTCGAAGCGCTCCTGGGCGAGGTAGGTGCCCACGCGCTCCTCGATCACCTCTTCGATCATCTCGAGGATCGTCTCCTTGAGATCGTCCTCCTCGAGGGCGCGCAGCCGCTGCGCGTAGATCACCGTGCGCTGCTTGTTCATGACGTCGTCGTATTCCAGCAGGTGCTTCCGGATGTCGAAGTTGTGCTCCTCGACGCGCTTCTGCGCGCGCTCGATCGCGCGGGTCACGAGCCCGTGCTCGATGACCTCGCCCTCCTGGACGCCGAGCTTCTCCATGATGCCCGCGATCCGGTCGGAGCCGAACAGGCGCATCAGGTCGTCCTCGAGGGACAGGTAGAAGCGCGAGTAGCCCGGGTCCCCCTGGCGCCCGCTTCGGCCGCGGAGCTGGCGATCGATGCGCCGGCTCTCGTGCCGCTCGGTGCCGATGATGTGGAGCCCGCACGTGATCTCTTCCTTGCAGCGCGCGTAGTCGCGCCAGACGCCGTTCCGGAGCTCGGGATGCTCGCCCGCGAAGCAGCCGCGGTCGCAGCGGATCACGCCCGCCTCCAGCTTGATGTCGGTGCCGCGGCCGGCCATGTTCGTGGCGATCGTGACCGCGCCGCGCCGCCCGGCGCCGGCGACGATCTCGGCCTCCTGCTGATGGAACTTCGCGTTCAGCACGCTATGCGGAATCCCTTTCCGCTTGAGCAGCCGGCTCAGCGTCTCCGACGCCTCGACGCTGATCGTGCCGACCAGCACCGGCGCGCCCATCGCGTGCAGCTCCGCGATCTCGTCCACGACCGCGTTGTACTTCTCGCGGCGGGTCTTGAAGATGAAGTCGTTCGAGTCCACGCGCCGGACGGGACGGTTGGTCGGGATCACGACGACGTCGCGCTTGTAGGTGTGGAAGAACTCCTGCGCCTCGGTCTCCGCGGTGCCGGTCATGCCGCCGAGCTTCTCGTAGAGGCGGAAGTAGTTCTGGATCGTGATCGTGGCGAGAGT
The window above is part of the Candidatus Binatia bacterium genome. Proteins encoded here:
- the secA gene encoding preprotein translocase subunit SecA; the encoded protein is MLQLLTRVLGTKHERDVKRMLPTVTQINAEFESLQGLSDDALRAKTQEFRARLLEGETVDDLLPEAYAVVKETCRRLVGTTWDVVGIPITWDMVPFDVQLLGAIALHEGKIAEMATGEGKTLVATLPIYLNALTGKGVHLVTVNDYLARRDSEWMGRIFTYHGLTVGCIQNQMDFAQRRAAYACDVTYGTNNEFGFDYLRDNMARHKDHRVQRGHHYAIVDEVDSVLIDEARTPLIISGPVEHSLQQYDEMKPDVERVVRQQTQLVTRILAEADELLKDPSKEYEAGIKLLQVRRGAPKNKRFLKLIAEQPGLKRLYQKVELDFIRDKRLNEVDEDLFYAIDEKSHSVDLSEQGRDVVSQRDKNLFLLPDLAVEMGAIDEDESLAPAEKVARKRALERTHGERSERVHNVLQLLKAYSLYEKDVEYVVQDGKILIVDEFTGRLMPGRRYSDGLHQAIEAKEAVRVEGETQTLATITIQNYFRLYEKLGGMTGTAETEAQEFFHTYKRDVVVIPTNRPVRRVDSNDFIFKTRREKYNAVVDEIAELHAMGAPVLVGTISVEASETLSRLLKRKGIPHSVLNAKFHQQEAEIVAGAGRRGAVTIATNMAGRGTDIKLEAGVIRCDRGCFAGEHPELRNGVWRDYARCKEEITCGLHIIGTERHESRRIDRQLRGRSGRQGDPGYSRFYLSLEDDLMRLFGSDRIAGIMEKLGVQEGEVIEHGLVTRAIERAQKRVEEHNFDIRKHLLEYDDVMNKQRTVIYAQRLRALEEDDLKETILEMIEEVIEERVGTYLAQERFDEEDVKRLYADASQILLRPIPPPHVGEGERAPDRAEITETLRAMFLQTYEEKEKDLTPEATRELERMVYLHVIDEHWMDHLREMDHMREGIGLRAYGQRDPLIEYKREAFDMFDQLTHSIREETVRMLYRASLMPPPNAPPPRGVATRPEPAGALEGPGGSPPPPQRVRARESHAPVTAFGTPAEETPSKERRAPVATQDPKIGRNDPCPCGSGKKYKKCHGA